The Gossypium arboreum isolate Shixiya-1 chromosome 2, ASM2569848v2, whole genome shotgun sequence region CGAACACTTCTCGTTACTATCAAACTACAGACCTGAAGAAAAAAGGCATTAAGCATGTAAAGGTGAGCAAAGTATAAGAGTATGGTTTAATGCTTCTCTTACTTCTTTCAGCCTtggcttaattttttatttttgtgttcTAGATACAATGTAGGGGAAGGGATGCTGTACCTGAGAATGCGTCTGTAAATACCTTTGTTTATGAGGTACTTTTTGCTATGATATTTTTCCATCATTTCCAGAATCTACTAGAATCACTGCCTTCATCTCTTCTTAAAATGTGATTTCTGTGATAGATTTAGTCCCAACTCCCATGATGCATTTATCAATTGACAACCAAATTTGTGGCTGGTCACTGGGTTATATGTTTCCATGTTATGCTAAAAACAAGAAACTACTATGTTGTAATCACAAACATAAATTAGAACTTATGTCATAATCGGTAATGCATCCCCACTTCTTCTCATTCATGTAGTACAGTTGCTGATCTACATGTGGTTTGATGTGAGCTACTTGCTTCTAGTGTGTTGTGACCAATTTACTAAAACTTCCATGAAACTTGTTTATCAGGTGTCACAATTTCTCCTACGTCAGAAATCGAATAAATATATTCTTGTCCATTGTACTCATGGTCATAACCGCACTGGCTACATGATTATTCACTATCTCATGCGAACACAGCCAATGTCTGTTACTCAGGTCAGTAATTTTTGTTGTTGGTGGTGGTATGTTTTTTTAGTCTTTTCCAGTATCTGTTTTAGGTATTCACAATGGAATACTATTTACTATTTTTGTTTAACCTTTTCTGCAGGCAATAAAATTTTTTTCTGAGGCACGCCCACCAGGAATATATAAACCAGACTATATTGATGCCCTGtatgcattttatcatgaaagaaGACCAGAATCTCTTGTCTGCCCTCCAACTCCTGAGTGGAAAAGATCTTCTGATCTTGATCTCAACGGTGAAGCAGCtgcagatgatgatgatgatgatggagcTCCAACTGCATTACCTGTATGGACAACCATGCAGTATTCttaatttctcttttttttttttttatttaactttaatAAGGGCATCAGAACAAATGAAACCTGTTATTAGCAAAAGCTTCATAGTACCATTTCCTCATTTCCATTTGGAAAGTGTAAGATATTGACTGTTTAGCACAAAATGAcctatttattataaatattatgaaTGGGTTTGTCTTCTTTGATTATAACAGTAATCTTTGCTGATGGCCAGCCTGCCTTTTCTTCTTCACCATGTATATTAAGCTTTGTGTTATAAAGGTCTTACAAATTATATTAAGCTTTGTCATTAAATTGTTACTAATTGGCACTGAGGTATACTTGTTTATGTTTCTTCTAGTTTCATTAGTGATGTTTCAATTTTGCTCAAGATTCTGTACAAGTCTTTTCTTTTGATTTCAGCTTTAATATGTCTTTTGTCATTTCAGGAGAATCATGAAACTGATGTAATGTTGACAAATGATGACGTTTTGGGTGATGAAATACCTCATGACCAGCAGGTACAAATGAGGCAATTCTGCTATCAACAATTGAAGTTAAATACTGGGGTATGCACTTTGAAAGCAGATtctgtttctttttcattttccttcAGCTACTTATTCGCATGGTCAAGACTGAGATTTGGAGACGGAATGTTTTCATCAGGACATAGCTTTTTTATTCACCTTGTTTCTTGACTGTAGCTTTGGAAATTTTGTGGAGGATTATTAAGTGATAAGTTAATAGTCTTTGAACTTGTTAAACTGCTGttctaatttatattatattcgAATACTATAAGAATATTTTCTCTTAATTATAAAATTAGGAGAACTTCTCTCATTTATAAAACTAAAACTATTGAAAACTTGTACACCTTTTAtccaattaattatttatatttttttggcTAAAAGTTAATTCTTTAGTTTGCGTATGATTCATTACAGTTTTAATCTAATACGAGCTCTGGTATGGCCATTTTTTGAAACCAGGTTAGAGGGCATGCACAATTCCCGGGATCACATCCAGTTTCGCTGAACAGGTCCTTTATATGTTTGGTTTTATTCTTTTTCTTAGTTCTTTATTCTGGTTTTTGATTCTTCATTTTGTTGAAATTAGCGCATTATCTCTTAGAACTGTGGTTGGCCTTTAAGTTATTTTCTTACTAATACAGCAATTTTCCTTGTTAAGCTAGTAGAGACTAAAATGCCTTGAGATTGCAATTGGCCATGCTGTATGTTAAAGTTCTAAAATATGTGTTcgaaatttttcagaattttattgGGCAATGGATATAACTTTAGAgtacaaatttatattttaaataactttTTTCTCATTTCTGAAAATACTTGCAGTTTCCTAAGGCTTTATAGTGACACGTTGATCATTTCTCCTTTTCCATTCTCATGGGATTCATGTCTATTTCAAGTACAAAATATTAGTGATGAAAAATCGGGTTAAAATGTGTTTGAAGGTGTGACCTGGCTCAGAAACGGGTCTTGAAGCATGCATGAAAAACGAACCATGGTACTGGGCATGGGATATGGAAATGATGTAGTTATAAAACTGTGTAGTTGCTATTACATTAGTAGAAAAAGCAAGAATGTCTTCCATTTCTCTGTTTTGTCTCCCAAAAGAGTTTTTAATTATCAGCATCAAATGTTCGTTGCTTACTTAATCGCCTTCAGTATAAAAGTGAGTGTTGAGCTTGTCCTATTTAGTGTTCTTTTACATTTTGTTCTTTTTCTAATTATTTTGACCAGAatatttatcttataaaaattctCTATTTTTGAGTTTGCAGGGACAATTTACAACTTTTAAGGCAACGCTATTATTATGCCACTTGGAAAGCAGATGGAACACGATATATGATGTTAATAACTATTGATGGATGTTACTTAATTGATAGAAGTTTTAATATCCGAAGGGTTCAGATGAGGTTTCCATGCTGGCACAATAAAGTATGTATTTGCGTGTCTTCTTTTTTAAGTGAAACTCTGGGATCTAAGTGTCTCGTGAGTCTTATTACTTTGTCAATTTTTTCACTTGTAAGGGTGTAGGTGGCATGAATCATcatttgacattgcttgatggggaaatgataattgacaCCCTGCCAGACTCACGGAAGCAAGAGAGAAGATATCTCATCTATGATATGATGGTTCTTAACAATGAACCTATTATAGAGGTTGGTCGTCCTTATTTTTAATACAATTTCTCTTAATTGTTTGTCCACTTCGGCATTTTACCTATCTTATGAAACTGACGTTCAGTTGATAGCTTGTGATATAGATATTTTATCTTGTTTTTCTCTGAACTTCTGGagactatattttaaaattcGTTGTTCGGCTTGTCAGAGATGTTTTAGTCGTCAGTAATCTTAATTTTCAGTTGCTTTTctagtttctttttcttttggagATTCTAGAATGTCAATTTTAGATCTAAGAGCATATTCAATTGAGAGacattttaattttcagaatcaTGTTATCCCCATTTTTCCCCtatgaaatttgaaaaagaaaaagaaaatataaagcaTAGCTAGTAATCCCACGGATCAACACTGGTGCAGCGGCCATTCTATGAACGATGGAAAATGCTGGAAAAAGAAGTGATTGAGCCTCGAAATTATGAACGCCACAATATTTACCAGAGCAGGAATCCTTATTACCGATTTGACCTTGAACCCTTCAGGGTATGTTTGATGAACACCAATGTGTAATATGTTGTTCTGTTTCTACCTCTGTGATAAATGGTTGAGAATTTGCTTAAATCTTTTGTCAGGTGCGGAGGAAGGACTTTTGGTTGCTTTCTACTGTAAATAAGGTTTTGAAAGAGTTTATCCCCAAGCTCTCTCACGAGGCAGATGGTCTTATTTTTCAGGTGATTGAAGAGGGTTATAGGATTATCGATCTCAAATCTTTTGAACTTATTCAACTGTTTCTCCTACTGTTATGTATGAAGGTCTTTTAGTTGGTAATTTAGTACCGCACCATATATAATCACCCGATCTATCATTTCTTAGTTTCACTTATGTGTTGCCTCATATGCATGCTCTCTTAGGAAAGCCATTATGTTTTTAGGCATTAGTGGTTAATAATGGTTCTTTTTGTCAGGGTTGGGATGATCCTTATGTACCTCGCACTCATGAAGGTCTTTTGAAGTGGAAATATGCTCAGTTGAACTCTGTTGACTTTCTATTTGAGGTTgcttttctcatttttctttgaaTTAGTTTTTTGACGTTTTAAATTCTGGGGGATTTTGGCTTCAAAATTTTGTAGCAATTCATCCTTGAACT contains the following coding sequences:
- the LOC108467315 gene encoding uncharacterized protein LOC108467315, whose translation is MIVGMDLNAFPLPEDDEDPYETQIEHYSAPEEHVESAVEISRREREERRKRLRSDRPDDRPVHISQPVVYDHFYQNRNSTFYDKSRIPPGWLDCPAVGKEIGCIIPSKVPLGESYNDCVPPGKRYSFKQAVHKQEVLGRKLGLVIDLTNTSRYYQTTDLKKKGIKHVKIQCRGRDAVPENASVNTFVYEVSQFLLRQKSNKYILVHCTHGHNRTGYMIIHYLMRTQPMSVTQAIKFFSEARPPGIYKPDYIDALYAFYHERRPESLVCPPTPEWKRSSDLDLNGEAAADDDDDDGAPTALPENHETDVMLTNDDVLGDEIPHDQQVQMRQFCYQQLKLNTGVRGHAQFPGSHPVSLNRDNLQLLRQRYYYATWKADGTRYMMLITIDGCYLIDRSFNIRRVQMRFPCWHNKGVGGMNHHLTLLDGEMIIDTLPDSRKQERRYLIYDMMVLNNEPIIERPFYERWKMLEKEVIEPRNYERHNIYQSRNPYYRFDLEPFRVRRKDFWLLSTVNKVLKEFIPKLSHEADGLIFQGWDDPYVPRTHEGLLKWKYAQLNSVDFLFEIGSDDREQLFLHERGRKKLMEGNTAEFREVSDPPSSFSGKIIECSWDPDRQVWVYMRIRTDKSTPNDINTYRKVMQSINDNITEEILLNEINEIIRLPMYADRIRMDSKAHLHTNSARRR